The sequence below is a genomic window from Chaetodon auriga isolate fChaAug3 chromosome 8, fChaAug3.hap1, whole genome shotgun sequence.
GTAAGCCGCTTCTTTGACAGCTGATTTGTACATAAATAAGGAGCACATTTATGCAAACGTACTTTCAGCTTTGCCATATCATTCTAACTTCAGATATGTTTCTCATGCCTGCTGTCATACATGGTATTTCTCACATTATATATCCCGTTTAACATCCAAGACTGTGGTTTCCTGTATTATTGAGCTGgtatgttctctctctctctctccccttctccctcAATCTCTATCCAcatcttctctcactctctttcttgcGGAGGAGGTAAATATGTACCCCGTGCAATTCTGGTGGACTTGGAGCCTGGCACCATGGACTCTGTGAGGTCTGGACCCTTTGGGCAGATCTTCAGACCCGACAATTTTGTGTTTGGTGGGTGGAATGAAGACGTATTCTCACATTAGTGAATGAGTAGTAAAGCCTTTTATGAACACAGGGGAAAGAATGGCTCACCTTTATGTTATTCCTTCCCCTCCAGGTCAGAGTGGTGCTGGCAACAACTGGGCCAAGGGTCACTACACAGAGGGAGCTGAGTTGGTGGACTCAGTCCTTGATGTGGTCCGCAAAGAGTCAGAGAGCTGTGACTGCCTGCAGGGCTTCCAGCTCACCCACTCACTTGGTGGTGGAACTGGGTCTGGTATGGGAACCCTGCTCATCAGCAAGATCCGTGAGGAGTACCCCGACCGTATCATGAACACCTTCAGTGTGGTGCCTTCCCCCAAGGTAGCGTACTCTTGTGACAGAGCATGAGAATTTAAGGTTTTAATTTTAGTTTCTCTTGCCTCTGGTTTTCTCCTGTATGATCATGAGACTGAAGAAAGATTATGTGTGTTCTGTCCTCAGGTTTCAGACACAGTGGTTGAGCCTTACAATGCTACCCTGTCAGTCCACCAGCTCGTAGAGAACACAGACGAAACCTACTGCATTGACAACGAGGCCCTGTACGACATCTGCTTCCGTACTCTGAAACTGACCACACCCACCTACGGAGACCTTAACCACCTGGTGTCCGCCACCATGAGTGGGGTCACCACCTGCCTGCGCTTCCCCGGTCAGCTCAATGCTGATCTCCGCAAACTGGCTGTCAACATGGTGCCTTTCCCCCGTTTGCACTTCTTCATGCCTGGCTTCGCCCCCCTGACCAGCAGAGGCAGCCAGCAGTACCGAGCCCTCACAGTCCCTGAGCTCACCCAGCAGGTATTCGATGCCAAGAATATGATGGCTGCCTGCGACCCACGTCACGGCCGCTACCTGACCGTGGCCGCTGTGTTCCGTGGCCGCATGTCCATGAAGGAAGTCGACGAGCAGATGCTCAACGtccagaacaaaaacagcagctacTTTGTGGAATGGATCCCCAACAATGTCAAGACCGCCGTCTGTGACATTCCACCCCGTGGCCTCAAGATGGCCGTCACTTTCATCGGCAACAGCACAGCCATCCAGGAGCTGTTCAAGCGCATCTCTGAGCAGTTCACAGCCATGTTCCGTCGTAAGGCTTTCTTGCATTGGTACACAGGTGAAGGCATGGATGAGATGGAGTTCACTGAGGCAGAGAGCAACATGAATGATCTGGTGTCTGAGTACCAGCAGTACCAGGATGCCACTGCCGAAGAAGAGGGTGAATTtgaggaagaggctgaagaCGATGCTTGAAGATAAAGATGTGAAGGTCAAGACATCAATGCCAAAACGTAAAATAATCAAAAAGGAACAACCATAAAAGTAACCATGGAACAAACATAGTGTCATTGCTAGAATCAAACTTTAGCATACATAGATTTCCCTTGTGATTCATTGAAAATAAAGTTGTCAAATGAAAACTTGTTTGCCTTTCATTAATGCTTGCATATA
It includes:
- the LOC143324167 gene encoding tubulin beta chain-like isoform X3 codes for the protein MREIVHIQAGQCGNQIGAKFWEVISDEHGIDPTGTYHGDSDLQLDRISVYYNEATGKYVPRAILVDLEPGTMDSVRSGPFGQIFRPDNFVFGQSGAGNNWAKGHYTEGAELVDSVLDVVRKESESCDCLQGFQLTHSLGGGTGSGMGTLLISKIREEYPDRIMNTFSVVPSPKVSDTVVEPYNATLSVHQLVENTDETYCIDNEALYDICFRTLKLTTPTYGDLNHLVSATMSGVTTCLRFPGQLNADLRKLAVNMVPFPRLHFFMPGFAPLTSRGSQQYRALTVPELTQQVFDAKNMMAACDPRHGRYLTVAAVFRGRMSMKEVDEQMLNVQNKNSSYFVEWIPNNVKTAVCDIPPRGLKMAVTFIGNSTAIQELFKRISEQFTAMFRRKAFLHWYTGEGMDEMEFTEAESNMNDLVSEYQQYQDATAEEEGEFEEEAEDDA